One window of the Lactobacillus sp. PV034 genome contains the following:
- a CDS encoding MarR family winged helix-turn-helix transcriptional regulator, which yields MNKLYKEISDALYNSYYGIERIEQTELKKSKFKDLTPNELHAIDAIGLHNHLTTSQLAEKLHVTRATISTQVDRLVRKGYVERVRDEKDRRIIRLKLTHRGKLVCRAYHAYHNLMVKSFLENLNEDELQTIYRAFKNLEKFTNSH from the coding sequence ATGAATAAATTATACAAAGAGATTAGTGATGCTCTTTACAATAGCTATTATGGTATTGAAAGAATTGAACAAACGGAACTGAAAAAAAGTAAATTTAAAGATTTAACTCCAAATGAGTTACATGCTATAGATGCTATTGGCCTTCATAATCATTTGACTACTTCACAATTAGCTGAAAAACTACATGTTACTCGTGCTACTATCTCTACTCAAGTCGATCGCTTGGTTCGTAAAGGCTACGTAGAAAGAGTAAGAGACGAAAAAGATCGTCGTATCATTCGTCTTAAACTTACTCATCGAGGCAAACTAGTATGCCGTGCATATCATGCTTATCATAATTTGATGGTTAAGAGCTTTTTAGAAAACTTAAATGAAGACGAACTTCAAACTATTTATCGCGCTTTTAAGAATTTAGAAAAATTTACTAATTCTCATTAA
- a CDS encoding GNAT family N-acetyltransferase: MLESKRILLRKIKLEDAQTLLKWGQDDLYHQTAGFERFTDLGQAQKAADQYQKRLYSFAIIEKKSQKMIGLVELYERGLDEQAGLLVTKDLGFMLDKDYWHQGLMTEALTIIINYAFNDLKQQQIWAGTFSNNEASQHILEKLGFKYIYTADFKQVSETIGFEEKYFLLTPDDWYDKMQLNTKS, encoded by the coding sequence TTGCTAGAAAGTAAAAGAATATTACTTAGAAAAATTAAATTGGAAGATGCCCAGACACTCTTAAAATGGGGACAAGATGACCTTTATCATCAAACTGCTGGTTTTGAAAGATTTACTGATCTAGGGCAAGCACAAAAAGCGGCAGACCAATATCAAAAACGCTTATATAGTTTTGCTATCATTGAGAAAAAGTCTCAAAAAATGATCGGCTTAGTTGAATTATATGAGCGAGGATTAGACGAACAAGCCGGCTTATTAGTGACAAAAGATTTGGGCTTTATGCTAGATAAAGATTATTGGCACCAAGGTTTAATGACTGAGGCTTTAACCATAATAATTAATTATGCTTTTAATGATTTAAAGCAGCAGCAAATTTGGGCCGGCACCTTTTCAAATAATGAAGCATCACAACATATTTTAGAAAAACTCGGTTTTAAATATATTTATACTGCAGACTTTAAGCAAGTTTCAGAAACAATTGGCTTTGAAGAAAAATATTTTTTATTAACACCGGATGATTGGTATGATAAAATGCAATTAAACACGAAATCCTAA
- a CDS encoding AmiS/UreI family transporter: protein MLGTILLYVGMVLISNGLYSVQDMKDKSIVVMNFFTGGLSLILNIVALSWGIIHNAPQSWFYASATGLLFAFTYLYVALNSIFNLDNRLYGWYSLFVAINSIPAGILCFQGFGGNWIYGIIWWAWGILWLTGFLTNNLKLNLGKFPGWLGIIEGICTAWIPGFMMLLNVWPK from the coding sequence ATGCTAGGTACAATTTTACTTTATGTCGGAATGGTATTGATCAGCAATGGTTTATATTCTGTTCAAGACATGAAAGATAAATCCATTGTGGTAATGAACTTCTTTACCGGTGGATTAAGTTTGATTTTGAATATTGTGGCTCTTTCCTGGGGAATTATTCATAACGCCCCACAGAGCTGGTTCTATGCGAGTGCAACTGGATTACTATTTGCCTTTACCTATCTTTATGTAGCACTTAATTCAATTTTTAATTTGGATAATCGCCTATATGGATGGTACAGCTTATTTGTAGCTATCAACTCAATTCCTGCTGGGATTTTATGTTTCCAAGGTTTTGGTGGGAATTGGATTTATGGCATTATCTGGTGGGCATGGGGAATTTTGTGGTTAACAGGATTCCTTACCAATAACTTAAAACTTAACCTTGGAAAATTCCCAGGTTGGCTTGGAATTATTGAAGGTATATGTACTGCATGGATACCTGGCTTTATGATGCTTTTAAATGTATGGCCAAAGTAA
- a CDS encoding helix-turn-helix domain-containing protein: MVDIKKFILTRKKLGLSQNELCDGICTQSTLSKFENNGRIPSLKILNSLCARMNLNLSDIMNDALSNDIDNKLAAADYASDVFDFPKVARLLSQIPKNELIKQEDIFHYDYLRGLLALELEHNQTDALYCFTLILESPKLKRGSIYHLLALSGCGQVYEFQGELEKAQQYYDLITSEIREDTILDAPKNLQILSILYHAGKFYSKEKDYQKSNKLLNYGYQICATQHITYYLDRILFCLAENGKALGINVKQIETYINDAAAFARLYNNRVLLQKINQFQIAG, translated from the coding sequence ATGGTAGATATTAAAAAATTTATTTTAACTAGAAAAAAACTGGGTCTTTCTCAAAATGAACTATGCGATGGCATTTGTACACAGTCAACGTTAAGTAAATTTGAAAATAATGGGCGAATTCCTTCTTTAAAGATTCTAAATAGCCTATGTGCCCGAATGAATCTGAACCTTAGCGATATTATGAACGATGCTTTAAGTAATGATATTGACAACAAACTAGCTGCTGCGGACTACGCTAGTGATGTTTTTGATTTTCCTAAGGTTGCTCGCTTACTTAGTCAAATTCCAAAAAATGAATTAATTAAACAAGAAGATATATTTCATTATGACTATTTAAGAGGCTTACTAGCATTAGAGCTTGAACATAATCAGACCGATGCTTTGTACTGCTTTACTTTAATCTTGGAGTCACCAAAATTAAAAAGAGGAAGTATTTATCATTTATTAGCTTTAAGTGGTTGTGGTCAAGTTTACGAATTTCAAGGTGAATTAGAGAAAGCACAACAATATTATGATTTAATTACTTCTGAAATTCGCGAAGATACTATTTTAGATGCTCCTAAAAATCTTCAAATTCTTTCTATTCTTTACCATGCTGGTAAATTTTACAGTAAAGAAAAAGATTACCAAAAATCGAATAAATTACTTAACTATGGTTATCAAATCTGTGCTACCCAACACATTACTTATTATCTTGATCGCATTCTCTTTTGTCTTGCTGAAAATGGAAAGGCTCTTGGTATTAACGTCAAGCAAATTGAAACTTACATTAATGATGCTGCTGCCTTTGCTAGACTTTATAATAATCGTGTTTTATTGCAAAAAATCAATCAATTCCAAATAGCAGGCTAA
- a CDS encoding ribonuclease H family protein: MAKTKYYAIRKGRKIGVFQTAWSEVQKLISGYPGAEYKSFESKADAETFLHQKSGRNLAGKNINEINQEITDAINNLDKSSVIIFTDGSFNKNTNVAGWGMVVLYNQDGKIKKIHANGPIKDIKNVETRNVIGELKAAGHAVNWALQHGYQKVTIYHDYLGVSAWPTKTWQAKLPLTKKYAKFIQDKQKEIKIEFVHVPAHTNVTYNEEVDKVAKAGAGVL; this comes from the coding sequence ATGGCTAAAACAAAATATTATGCAATTCGTAAAGGAAGAAAAATTGGAGTATTTCAAACTGCTTGGAGTGAAGTACAAAAATTAATTAGCGGCTATCCGGGAGCTGAATATAAAAGTTTTGAGAGTAAGGCAGATGCGGAAACTTTCCTCCACCAAAAAAGTGGGCGAAATTTAGCAGGAAAAAATATCAATGAAATTAATCAGGAAATTACTGATGCAATTAATAATCTTGATAAGTCTAGCGTAATAATTTTTACTGATGGCAGTTTTAATAAAAACACTAATGTTGCTGGTTGGGGAATGGTAGTACTTTACAACCAAGATGGAAAAATAAAAAAGATTCATGCTAATGGACCAATTAAAGATATCAAAAACGTTGAAACTCGCAATGTTATTGGTGAATTAAAAGCAGCAGGTCATGCGGTAAATTGGGCGCTTCAACATGGTTATCAAAAAGTCACGATATATCATGATTATTTAGGTGTATCGGCATGGCCTACCAAGACTTGGCAAGCTAAATTACCACTTACAAAAAAATATGCAAAATTTATTCAAGACAAGCAAAAAGAAATAAAGATAGAATTTGTTCATGTTCCAGCTCATACTAACGTTACTTACAATGAAGAAGTAGATAAGGTTGCCAAAGCAGGCGCAGGAGTGCTTTAA
- a CDS encoding ammonium transporter, with protein sequence MNFSAGDTTFMMLCTALVCLMTPGLAFFYGGLARKRSVLYIMMQSFISMGIITLLWIYGGFGLAFGKDMGGVIGRFTDYFGLSHVGLVPNAVHAASIPFVLFCLFQLMFCVITVPLISGAFAERLNMKGYIWLSIIWTLLVYIPVCHWVWGGGFLQKIGFVDFAGGTVIHTTAGFAALASIIFLGKRQLKQKGMKPSNLMAAAIGTGLLWFGWFGFNSGGALKAGKLAATAFTNTIVGLASGMIVWLLYAKFVRGKVDFVDVLTGSVAGLATITPCAGYISPSLAIIVGIVAGIICNLAVSFQERIGWDDALGVWGVHGIGGFTGTILIGILASSSINGVSAGWHQFFIQVGGVVLVAVYAFVVTLIILKVLSIFTNIRPSDEVIQEGLDKVLLNEDTYDIK encoded by the coding sequence ATGAATTTTAGCGCCGGCGATACAACATTCATGATGTTGTGTACCGCTTTAGTTTGTCTAATGACACCTGGATTAGCATTCTTTTATGGTGGATTAGCACGTAAACGAAGCGTTTTATATATTATGATGCAATCCTTTATCTCAATGGGGATCATTACCTTATTGTGGATTTATGGAGGATTTGGTTTAGCTTTTGGAAAAGATATGGGAGGGGTAATTGGTAGATTCACTGATTACTTTGGATTAAGTCATGTTGGCTTAGTTCCAAACGCAGTTCACGCTGCCTCCATTCCATTTGTATTATTCTGTTTATTCCAATTAATGTTCTGTGTTATTACAGTGCCATTAATTAGTGGAGCTTTTGCTGAAAGATTAAACATGAAGGGATACATTTGGCTATCAATTATCTGGACTCTCTTAGTTTATATTCCAGTGTGTCACTGGGTATGGGGTGGCGGCTTCCTTCAAAAGATTGGTTTTGTTGACTTTGCTGGAGGAACAGTTATTCATACCACAGCCGGCTTTGCTGCCTTGGCAAGTATCATCTTCCTTGGCAAACGTCAATTAAAGCAAAAAGGAATGAAGCCAAGTAATTTAATGGCTGCAGCTATTGGTACCGGATTGCTTTGGTTTGGCTGGTTCGGATTTAATTCCGGTGGTGCTTTAAAAGCTGGTAAATTAGCTGCCACTGCATTTACCAACACTATTGTTGGTTTAGCAAGCGGAATGATCGTTTGGTTATTATATGCGAAATTTGTACGAGGCAAAGTTGATTTTGTTGATGTCTTGACTGGATCAGTTGCTGGATTAGCAACAATTACTCCATGTGCAGGATATATTTCTCCAAGTCTTGCAATTATTGTCGGAATCGTCGCAGGAATTATTTGTAATCTTGCCGTTTCTTTCCAAGAACGTATTGGCTGGGATGATGCACTTGGCGTATGGGGTGTTCACGGTATTGGTGGTTTCACTGGAACCATTTTAATCGGCATTTTAGCTTCTAGTTCAATTAATGGCGTAAGTGCTGGCTGGCACCAATTCTTCATTCAAGTTGGTGGAGTTGTATTGGTAGCTGTTTATGCATTTGTTGTAACCTTAATCATTTTGAAAGTATTAAGTATTTTCACAAACATTCGTCCATCTGACGAAGTAATTCAAGAAGGCTTGGATAAAGTCTTATTGAATGAAGATACCTATGATATTAAATAA
- a CDS encoding TVP38/TMEM64 family protein → MSTKTSRRLINILTIVTTIILILLCIYWYKLGIFTDQVKMKTYLANKQIVGPLIFVLIQIIQVVIPIIPGGVSLLGGVIFFGPLWGFIYNYVGICLGSIILFFLARYYGKPFILHLVSEKTYEKYMKWTKNQKKYNWFFAICIVAPMAPDDVLCMISGLTEMKVSTYIWIILLGKPWTIAAYSFGLMYGAKWIMKLVGK, encoded by the coding sequence ATGTCTACCAAAACAAGTCGACGTTTAATTAATATATTGACTATCGTTACTACAATAATATTAATTTTGTTATGTATTTATTGGTATAAGCTTGGTATTTTTACTGATCAAGTCAAAATGAAGACATACTTAGCCAATAAACAGATCGTTGGTCCCCTTATTTTTGTCTTAATTCAAATTATTCAAGTAGTGATTCCAATTATTCCAGGCGGAGTTTCATTGTTAGGTGGTGTTATTTTCTTTGGCCCTTTGTGGGGATTTATCTATAATTATGTTGGGATTTGTTTAGGATCAATTATTCTATTCTTTTTAGCCCGTTATTATGGAAAACCGTTTATTTTACATTTAGTCTCTGAAAAAACTTATGAAAAGTATATGAAGTGGACTAAGAATCAAAAAAAATATAATTGGTTCTTTGCAATTTGTATTGTGGCACCGATGGCGCCTGATGACGTTTTATGTATGATTTCAGGATTGACCGAGATGAAGGTTTCAACGTACATATGGATAATTTTGCTAGGGAAGCCGTGGACCATTGCTGCTTATAGTTTTGGATTGATGTATGGAGCAAAATGGATAATGAAATTAGTGGGTAAATAA
- a CDS encoding alpha/beta fold hydrolase: protein MFYEYAPDMKLHYEIKGMGQPILLIHGLGCDINLMTGAFEPIFEKEGQMYKRIYLDLPGMGESSHTLAYASSDKILAILEGFVDKIIGQEHFLLVGQSYGGYLAQGLVAHYKFQVDGLNLLVRWWCLMENKDKFLKNI from the coding sequence ATGTTTTATGAGTATGCACCAGATATGAAGTTGCACTATGAAATTAAAGGAATGGGACAGCCAATTTTGTTGATTCATGGTCTGGGATGCGACATTAATTTAATGACTGGCGCCTTTGAACCAATTTTTGAAAAAGAAGGTCAGATGTATAAACGAATTTATCTTGATTTACCAGGAATGGGTGAGTCTAGTCATACGTTGGCCTATGCTTCTTCAGATAAAATATTGGCTATTTTAGAAGGCTTTGTGGATAAAATTATTGGTCAAGAACATTTTTTATTGGTTGGACAATCTTATGGTGGCTATTTGGCTCAAGGACTAGTAGCACATTATAAGTTCCAAGTTGATGGTCTTAACTTACTTGTCCGATGGTGGTGCCTGATGGAAAACAAAGACAAGTTCCTAAAAAATATTTGA
- the serS gene encoding serine--tRNA ligase has translation MLDIKVIREKLDWAKDKLATRGVKPEELDELVEIDKKRRETLNKSETLKQKRNEVSDQIAQAKRNKEDASDAIKQMREVGKEIKELDKEVDELTEKQNYILLRLPNFPADGVPVGPDESYNQEVRKWNEPTKFDFTPKPHWEIGTDLNILDWDTAAKVSGARFAYYIGAGAMLERAVFNFFLNENMKAGYTEVIPPYLVNRDSMQGTGQFPKFTEDVYTIVDNDDPDKPRELTLIPTAEVPLVNYFRGEILNGDKLPVNVTALSPAFRSEAGSAGRDTRGLIRMHEFRKVEMVKVVKPENSWDELDKLTKNAGDLLEKLGLPYHVVALSTGDASFTSAETFDLEVWMPAQDKYREISSCSNCTDFQARRAQIRYRDEDGKLHLAHTLNGSGLAVGRTVAAILENYQNEDGSVTVPDVLVPYMNGMKTITKQAKLGK, from the coding sequence ATGTTAGATATTAAAGTTATTCGTGAAAAGCTTGACTGGGCAAAAGATAAATTAGCTACTCGTGGAGTTAAGCCAGAAGAATTAGATGAATTGGTAGAAATTGATAAAAAGAGACGTGAAACTCTAAACAAGAGTGAGACCTTAAAGCAAAAGCGTAATGAAGTTTCTGACCAAATTGCTCAAGCTAAGCGTAATAAAGAAGATGCTAGTGATGCAATTAAACAAATGCGTGAAGTAGGTAAGGAAATCAAGGAACTTGATAAAGAAGTTGATGAATTGACTGAAAAGCAAAATTATATCTTGCTACGTTTACCAAACTTCCCTGCAGATGGCGTCCCAGTAGGACCAGATGAAAGTTATAATCAAGAAGTGCGCAAGTGGAATGAACCTACAAAATTTGATTTTACGCCAAAGCCACACTGGGAAATTGGTACTGATTTAAATATTTTGGACTGGGATACTGCTGCTAAAGTATCAGGTGCACGTTTTGCTTACTACATTGGTGCAGGTGCAATGTTAGAACGTGCTGTCTTTAACTTCTTCTTAAATGAAAATATGAAGGCGGGTTATACTGAAGTTATTCCTCCATATTTGGTTAACAGAGATTCAATGCAAGGAACTGGACAATTCCCTAAATTCACTGAAGATGTTTACACAATTGTAGATAATGATGATCCAGATAAGCCACGTGAATTAACCTTAATTCCTACTGCTGAAGTACCACTAGTTAACTACTTCCGTGGAGAAATTTTGAATGGTGATAAATTACCAGTTAATGTAACTGCTTTATCACCAGCATTTAGAAGTGAAGCCGGCTCTGCTGGTCGTGATACTCGTGGTTTGATTAGAATGCACGAATTCAGAAAAGTAGAAATGGTTAAAGTAGTAAAGCCTGAAAATTCTTGGGATGAATTAGATAAATTAACTAAGAATGCAGGAGATTTACTAGAAAAACTTGGTTTACCATATCATGTAGTTGCACTTTCTACTGGGGATGCTAGTTTCACTAGTGCAGAAACTTTTGACTTGGAAGTTTGGATGCCAGCACAAGATAAGTATCGTGAAATTTCGAGTTGTTCTAACTGTACTGATTTCCAAGCACGTCGTGCTCAAATTCGTTACCGTGATGAAGATGGTAAGCTTCATTTAGCACATACCTTAAATGGTTCAGGTTTAGCAGTTGGTAGAACAGTTGCTGCAATTTTGGAAAACTACCAAAATGAAGATGGTAGTGTAACAGTACCGGATGTCTTAGTACCATATATGAATGGTATGAAGACTATTACTAAACAAGCAAAATTAGGTAAATAA
- a CDS encoding alpha/beta fold hydrolase produces the protein MPDGKQRQVPKKYLSFTDTDYLAGLNPQKAERVTKNLLVANQKTVERWQKEVIAGIQRANKGFLKALKNNYSFIVDVDKVIKALDYDKPSLIITGRQDTIVGYRDQWKLLEIFPRASFAVLDATDHSLQIEAPKIFTALVENWLKRLKNLA, from the coding sequence GTGCCTGATGGAAAACAAAGACAAGTTCCTAAAAAATATTTGAGTTTTACAGATACAGATTATTTAGCTGGCCTTAATCCGCAAAAAGCAGAGCGAGTTACTAAGAATTTACTTGTGGCTAATCAAAAGACTGTAGAAAGATGGCAAAAAGAAGTTATTGCTGGAATCCAAAGAGCTAATAAAGGATTTTTAAAAGCCCTAAAAAATAATTACAGTTTTATTGTGGATGTGGATAAGGTTATTAAAGCTTTGGATTATGATAAACCAAGTTTAATAATTACTGGCAGGCAAGATACGATTGTGGGCTATAGAGACCAATGGAAATTATTGGAGATTTTTCCACGAGCATCATTTGCAGTCTTGGATGCTACTGACCATAGCTTACAAATCGAGGCACCCAAGATATTTACTGCTTTAGTAGAAAATTGGTTAAAGCGATTAAAGAATTTGGCATAA
- a CDS encoding alpha/beta hydrolase, translated as MVVIKKDIVYDLRHNIKTDIYFPNNTTTETKILVFWHGGGWFRGDKADIKWLGIKLANAGFMTLIPNYRLAPENKFPTAHDDAKAFINWLLKSQYTDENDHDNIVQIGASSGGTLALYLAGLYGFPTVTWSAPVNFSAWIKNHQDVQPSKDAKNELKLQDPKEIRASFYKYFTLTYADSANLTSLDADSYDYSNLRQLFMINSAHELTELSDVLTLIKKLAALDHSIQLLVVKGSRHAMDYANDYLDESLDFLFQALKG; from the coding sequence ATGGTAGTGATAAAAAAAGACATCGTATATGACCTACGTCATAACATAAAGACTGATATTTATTTTCCAAACAACACTACAACCGAAACAAAAATACTTGTTTTCTGGCATGGTGGGGGCTGGTTTCGCGGCGACAAAGCTGATATCAAATGGTTAGGAATCAAATTAGCAAATGCCGGTTTTATGACCTTAATTCCTAATTACCGCTTAGCTCCAGAAAATAAATTTCCTACTGCGCATGATGATGCCAAAGCGTTTATTAATTGGTTGCTAAAATCACAATATACCGATGAAAATGATCATGACAACATCGTACAAATTGGTGCAAGTTCTGGAGGAACACTTGCACTCTATTTAGCCGGTCTTTACGGTTTCCCAACTGTGACTTGGTCTGCTCCTGTTAATTTTTCTGCCTGGATTAAAAATCATCAAGATGTTCAACCATCAAAAGATGCAAAAAATGAGCTTAAGCTTCAAGATCCTAAAGAAATTAGAGCATCCTTTTATAAATATTTCACTCTCACATATGCCGATTCCGCTAATCTGACAAGTTTAGATGCTGACAGTTATGATTATTCAAATTTAAGACAATTGTTTATGATTAATTCTGCTCATGAACTAACAGAACTCTCAGATGTATTAACACTAATTAAAAAGTTGGCCGCACTTGATCATTCCATTCAACTCTTAGTTGTAAAAGGATCAAGACATGCAATGGATTATGCTAATGATTATCTAGATGAATCACTAGATTTTCTTTTTCAAGCTTTAAAGGGATAA
- a CDS encoding urease subunit gamma, whose amino-acid sequence MKLTEREREKMLIAFAGMIAEDRKKRGIKLNQPESVALISRHILEGAREGKTVSTLMNEGAQILTRADVMEGVPEMIPMIQVEATFPDGTKLVTVTDPIR is encoded by the coding sequence ATGAAACTTACAGAGCGTGAAAGAGAAAAGATGCTAATTGCATTTGCAGGAATGATAGCAGAAGACAGAAAAAAACGAGGAATTAAATTAAACCAACCTGAAAGTGTTGCTTTAATTAGTAGACATATTTTAGAAGGTGCTCGTGAAGGTAAGACAGTATCAACCTTAATGAACGAGGGAGCTCAAATTTTAACTCGTGCAGATGTTATGGAAGGTGTTCCAGAAATGATTCCAATGATCCAAGTCGAAGCTACCTTCCCAGATGGAACAAAGTTAGTTACTGTTACTGACCCTATTCGTTAA
- a CDS encoding 3-hydroxyacyl-ACP dehydratase FabZ family protein — protein MELNSTQIKTITDYDLPLSFLDKVTYLDNNQLQAIANTTMGESFFQGHFPGNPVMPGVLTIQAMVQAAEVFCKENKKGTPNLTKLQKARFKKMILPGNQLKIILKQTKFEKDKIEFSGETLVNDEVACSANLSFLLND, from the coding sequence TTGGAATTAAATTCAACTCAAATAAAAACAATAACAGATTATGACTTACCCTTGTCTTTTTTAGATAAAGTAACTTATCTTGATAACAATCAGCTCCAAGCAATCGCTAATACTACTATGGGAGAAAGTTTCTTTCAGGGTCATTTTCCAGGTAATCCAGTTATGCCTGGAGTCTTAACAATCCAGGCTATGGTACAAGCAGCCGAAGTATTTTGTAAAGAAAACAAAAAAGGTACCCCTAACCTAACCAAATTACAGAAAGCTCGCTTTAAAAAGATGATCTTACCTGGCAATCAACTAAAGATTATTCTCAAACAAACTAAGTTTGAAAAAGATAAAATTGAATTTTCCGGTGAAACTCTTGTCAATGATGAAGTAGCTTGCAGTGCTAATTTAAGTTTTTTATTAAATGATTAA
- a CDS encoding zinc ribbon domain-containing protein, which translates to MKCPNCGRQVSANDERCPYCDFDLKKFNSSYFTNSEESNHSKVNSENNKTSLSKNVSISGKQNSTIAAMVNWIQANAIIVFLSGIGLLILMSFSRPLAWITFLVLMIWLFIVCRSHPEPQQYTVDQRLAEKVNQVGSSVANSVEAQHQKVKTKRMAHGKKPLSQEVHHDSNQKLTFTQLGVLLLALVSLFVIFFGPFATTSLNGMPSASITKVLLNVAGLGGKDSLIGYGLLLLFITMPLAIIVFTVKNKHNDKHLVFILSLIETIFLVLVAFELVFRNAGASLGIINVSGTGYVKQLVNNFVSFGISAYLLLISSILTTWLAWRSLKNKKID; encoded by the coding sequence ATGAAATGTCCAAACTGTGGGCGACAAGTTAGTGCTAACGACGAACGTTGTCCGTATTGCGATTTTGATCTAAAGAAATTTAATAGTTCATACTTTACTAATAGTGAAGAGTCTAATCATTCTAAAGTAAATAGTGAAAATAATAAGACATCACTATCTAAGAATGTTTCGATTTCGGGGAAACAAAATTCGACTATTGCAGCAATGGTTAACTGGATTCAAGCAAATGCAATTATTGTTTTTTTAAGTGGAATTGGCTTACTCATTTTAATGAGTTTTTCTCGTCCTTTAGCTTGGATAACTTTTTTAGTATTGATGATTTGGCTATTTATTGTATGTCGAAGTCACCCAGAACCGCAGCAATATACAGTAGATCAAAGATTGGCTGAGAAAGTTAACCAAGTTGGTTCGAGTGTTGCGAATTCTGTTGAAGCCCAACATCAAAAAGTTAAAACTAAGAGAATGGCTCATGGCAAAAAGCCCCTTAGTCAAGAAGTACATCATGACAGCAACCAAAAGCTAACTTTTACACAATTAGGCGTATTATTATTGGCGCTTGTTAGTCTATTTGTAATATTTTTTGGCCCCTTTGCCACTACATCATTAAATGGAATGCCGTCTGCTTCTATTACGAAAGTATTATTAAATGTGGCTGGCTTGGGTGGTAAAGATAGTTTAATCGGGTATGGCTTATTATTACTTTTTATCACGATGCCTCTTGCTATTATTGTATTCACAGTTAAGAATAAGCATAATGATAAACACTTGGTTTTTATATTATCCCTAATTGAAACTATATTTTTAGTGTTGGTTGCGTTTGAACTTGTTTTTAGAAACGCTGGTGCATCATTGGGCATTATTAATGTTTCTGGGACGGGATATGTCAAACAGCTAGTGAATAATTTTGTTTCTTTTGGAATTTCAGCTTATCTGTTGTTAATATCAAGCATTTTAACTACTTGGTTAGCTTGGCGAAGCTTAAAGAATAAAAAAATCGACTAA